Proteins encoded together in one Candidatus Neomarinimicrobiota bacterium window:
- a CDS encoding HAMP domain-containing histidine kinase yields MINSLRIKMLLGAVSFLFILGILFYSQKNVHELRHEAKDVLLFYTELYARIASEENFTDFSFLFDEILTRISFPIIVTGRQNHEISAWKNVPGIPDTTRMSPAVHRTLIERVNIMDRYTEPVPLTYDTLVVGYIHYGDSSTIRRLKWMPYIELGGAILLIFVGFMVFQYIRSSEKKFIWVGMAKETAHQLGTPISSLMGWLTLARETFRAHHEIFDEMDVDIHRLEKVSNRFSQIGSRGQQKLIDLQNVMNHVKQYMERRIPQKNKQLKITFHVETNRKIRGNRDLIEWGMENLIKNGVDAIGDNAGQIEVRVMEQNGKKIIIDVSDTGKGIPESLWKTIFKPGYSTKKRGWGLGLSLTKRIFEEYHRGRIYVLRSKEGEGTTIRVVMSSE; encoded by the coding sequence ATGATTAATTCTCTCCGTATAAAAATGTTGTTGGGTGCTGTCTCTTTTTTGTTCATTCTGGGAATTCTTTTTTACTCCCAGAAAAACGTCCACGAATTACGGCATGAAGCAAAGGATGTTCTTCTGTTTTATACAGAATTATATGCCCGCATTGCCAGTGAGGAGAATTTTACCGATTTCAGTTTTTTATTTGACGAGATTTTAACGCGTATTTCATTTCCGATTATTGTCACAGGTCGTCAAAATCATGAAATCAGTGCCTGGAAGAATGTCCCCGGCATTCCCGATACGACACGCATGTCCCCGGCTGTTCACAGAACCCTCATCGAGAGAGTCAACATAATGGATCGCTATACGGAACCAGTGCCCCTTACATACGATACCCTGGTTGTAGGTTATATACATTACGGGGACAGTTCCACTATTCGTCGATTGAAATGGATGCCCTATATCGAACTGGGTGGAGCCATTCTGCTGATTTTTGTCGGCTTTATGGTCTTTCAGTATATCCGGAGCAGTGAGAAGAAATTCATCTGGGTCGGTATGGCCAAGGAGACGGCTCACCAATTGGGTACTCCAATTAGTTCGCTGATGGGATGGCTCACATTAGCCCGGGAGACATTCAGGGCCCATCACGAGATTTTTGATGAAATGGATGTGGATATCCACAGACTTGAAAAAGTCTCAAACCGGTTTTCACAAATTGGTTCACGGGGTCAGCAAAAGCTGATTGATTTGCAGAATGTGATGAATCATGTAAAACAGTATATGGAAAGACGTATCCCCCAAAAAAACAAACAGCTGAAAATAACATTCCATGTTGAAACAAATCGGAAAATCCGGGGGAACCGTGATCTGATTGAATGGGGAATGGAAAACCTGATTAAAAATGGCGTGGATGCCATTGGTGACAATGCCGGGCAGATTGAAGTGCGTGTTATGGAGCAAAACGGGAAGAAAATTATCATTGATGTAAGTGATACCGGAAAAGGAATTCCTGAATCTCTCTGGAAAACTATTTTTAAGCCGGGATATAGCACGAAAAAAAGAGGGTGGGGACTTGGTCTTTCACTGACGAAAAGGATTTTTGAAGAATATCATCGTGGGCGGATATATGTTTTACGGTCAAAAGAAGGGGAGGGGACAACCATTAGAGTGGTGATGAGTTCTGAGTGA
- a CDS encoding tyrosine--tRNA ligase: MITFPPLNEQMDLIRKGTEEILPEEEMVRKIEESIKAKKPLRIKLGADPSRPDLHIGHGVVLNKLRNFQDLGHQAVLIIGDFTAMIGDPSGKSKTRPALTLQETKENARSYFEQAGIILDSQRLEIRYNSDWLNKLTFEDVIILSSKYTVARMLERDDFSKRYTEGMPISVHEFMYPLAQAYDSYAIRSDVEIGGTDQKFNFLVARDIQREYGQDPQVILTMPILEGTDGVEKMSKSLGNYIALTDSPDEMYGKTLSIPDELILRYFVLTTDLSPREIEKIKEDLEAGENPRDAKHELAWHLVRRYHSKEDADKARDHFNQVFVKGGVPDDMDEYAVSPNERILDIMVAAGQVSSSGEAKRLIKQGGVSLDGEKITDIQAFPTFEGEAVLKIGKRKFLKLKK; encoded by the coding sequence ATGATCACATTTCCCCCACTGAATGAGCAGATGGACCTGATCCGGAAAGGGACGGAGGAAATTCTCCCGGAAGAGGAGATGGTCCGGAAAATTGAAGAATCCATCAAGGCAAAAAAACCCTTACGTATCAAATTGGGAGCCGATCCCAGCCGACCGGACCTGCATATCGGTCACGGTGTGGTACTGAATAAATTGAGGAATTTTCAGGATCTGGGGCACCAGGCCGTGCTGATTATCGGTGATTTTACGGCCATGATCGGGGATCCTTCGGGCAAAAGTAAAACCCGACCGGCCCTGACTCTGCAGGAAACCAAAGAAAATGCCCGGTCCTATTTTGAACAGGCAGGAATTATTCTGGATTCTCAACGACTTGAAATACGTTATAATTCAGACTGGCTGAACAAACTGACCTTTGAGGATGTCATCATTTTATCGTCAAAATACACGGTAGCCCGCATGCTTGAACGGGATGATTTTTCGAAACGATACACCGAAGGAATGCCCATCTCGGTCCATGAATTCATGTATCCCCTGGCCCAGGCCTATGACAGTTATGCCATACGGTCTGATGTGGAGATTGGCGGTACAGATCAGAAATTCAATTTTCTGGTTGCCCGGGATATTCAGCGGGAATACGGCCAGGATCCCCAAGTGATTCTGACCATGCCCATCCTGGAAGGAACCGACGGGGTGGAAAAAATGTCCAAGTCCCTGGGGAATTACATTGCCCTGACTGATTCTCCGGATGAAATGTACGGTAAAACCCTTTCCATACCCGATGAGTTGATTCTCCGTTATTTTGTCCTGACCACCGATTTATCCCCCCGGGAGATTGAGAAAATCAAAGAGGATCTGGAGGCTGGGGAAAACCCCCGGGATGCCAAACACGAACTGGCCTGGCACCTGGTTCGGCGCTACCATTCCAAAGAAGATGCAGATAAGGCAAGGGATCATTTCAACCAGGTTTTTGTAAAGGGCGGGGTACCGGATGATATGGATGAGTATGCGGTATCACCGAATGAAAGGATTCTGGATATCATGGTTGCCGCCGGTCAGGTTTCTTCTTCCGGCGAAGCCAAACGCCTGATCAAACAGGGCGGTGTGTCCCTGGATGGTGAAAAAATAACTGATATTCAGGCTTTCCCCACCTTTGAAGGTGAAGCAGTGCTTAAAATCGGGAAGCGGAAATTTCTGAAACTGAAGAAATAG
- the udk gene encoding uridine kinase: MDDAKCVVIGLAGGSGSGKTSVAKALARDFKDKGAIVIEQDWYYRNIPEDSRIKVSDWNFDHPDSVEFSLLIDQLKSLRKGEPVDVPQYDYKTHSRMEKTRRIYPQPVIILEGILILDNPELRSLLDIKIYVDTDADVRFIRRLQRDIHERGRNVENVITQYYKTVRPMHETFVEQSKKYADIIIPQGAENYVAIDVLKTKIKWLLREAHGR; the protein is encoded by the coding sequence ATGGATGATGCAAAGTGTGTCGTCATCGGTCTGGCGGGGGGCAGTGGATCAGGTAAGACATCCGTAGCCAAAGCGCTGGCCCGGGATTTTAAGGACAAGGGGGCCATTGTCATTGAACAGGACTGGTATTACCGGAATATCCCGGAGGATTCCCGGATTAAAGTGTCAGACTGGAATTTTGATCATCCCGATTCTGTGGAATTTTCGTTGCTCATAGACCAGCTTAAATCCCTTAGAAAAGGCGAGCCTGTCGATGTGCCCCAGTATGATTATAAAACTCATTCCAGAATGGAGAAAACCCGCCGTATTTATCCTCAGCCGGTGATTATTCTGGAAGGCATTCTTATACTGGACAATCCTGAATTGCGATCCCTTCTGGATATCAAAATCTACGTGGATACAGATGCGGATGTGCGCTTTATACGCCGCTTGCAGAGGGATATCCACGAACGGGGAAGAAACGTGGAAAACGTAATTACCCAGTATTATAAAACGGTCCGCCCCATGCATGAGACATTTGTTGAACAGAGTAAAAAGTACGCGGATATCATTATCCCCCAGGGGGCGGAAAATTATGTGGCAATAGATGTGTTGAAAACGAAAATAAAATGGTTATTAAGGGAAGCTCATGGTCGGTGA
- a CDS encoding sulfite exporter TauE/SafE family protein, translating to MEETLKIILLAITGLAAGFINVNAGGGSTITLPALIFLGLDSTLANGTNRVGILFQNIFAVKSFRNQAVHHTRESLKLSAATLPGAILGSFLSIQISDVWFERLLAIIMVGIVITMIIPRGKISHERTSPHPQHRFAGMVGLFFIGFYGGFIQVGVGFLLMAVLYHVLKLNLVYVNMHKMFIVAIYTIPSIIIFSLSGNIHWLYGLILGIGNAIGAWWGAKIQVKGGETIIKAILAVAILMMAIKLII from the coding sequence ATGGAAGAAACACTTAAAATCATACTTCTTGCCATCACCGGCCTTGCCGCAGGTTTCATCAATGTCAACGCCGGGGGAGGATCGACCATCACCCTGCCGGCCCTGATTTTTCTCGGGCTGGACAGCACCCTTGCCAACGGGACAAACAGAGTAGGCATTCTGTTTCAGAATATTTTTGCCGTAAAATCCTTCCGGAATCAGGCCGTGCATCATACCCGTGAAAGTCTCAAACTCTCTGCAGCCACCCTGCCCGGTGCCATCCTGGGCTCTTTTCTCTCTATCCAAATATCGGATGTGTGGTTTGAACGGCTTCTGGCCATCATTATGGTAGGCATTGTCATCACCATGATCATTCCCCGGGGAAAAATATCACATGAACGAACATCTCCCCATCCTCAACACCGTTTTGCCGGAATGGTCGGACTCTTTTTTATCGGGTTTTATGGCGGTTTCATCCAGGTTGGCGTAGGATTTTTACTTATGGCTGTTTTGTATCACGTGTTAAAATTGAACCTTGTCTATGTTAACATGCACAAAATGTTCATCGTCGCCATTTATACTATCCCTTCCATCATTATTTTTTCATTGTCAGGAAATATTCACTGGCTATATGGCCTGATTCTGGGCATCGGAAATGCTATCGGCGCCTGGTGGGGCGCAAAAATTCAGGTCAAAGGCGGTGAGACAATTATCAAAGCGATTCTTGCTGTTGCAATTTTGATGATGGCAATAAAATTGATTATTTAA
- a CDS encoding MFS transporter, whose product MKKTNDGNSFLALTGNLFLFQVSHALFQVSLIWTVLDISGSKQTTGLLASAVYMPYLFFSLPAGIFADGKSKVSIIRWVCLLEAGIVLLIPLLHSLDSLSIRVMGMIAFILTSVAAFYNPSRDSLIPLYLPESKLIRGNTIVQITIQIAFIAGPVLAGYLIDLVGAVRVFILIGILFLFAFITGFLMKHPAREKDIQIQSLDMRTLTDILETLKNDPVLIWLLIITVVDNLFIMGPAVVGMAILVREVFNGSASDWALCETFLSVGMIVTSLFLMRWGRKIPLGIMLITGIIMDGLTYIPVKWASTIPLLWAIIFFHALFIPLVIVGRTTIIQKRVPHSLQGRFFSLIAISVVGLTAVSTALTGLATEYIPVRDLFAYIGVLAAVTGGFALFYKPLRTLQNT is encoded by the coding sequence ATGAAAAAAACAAACGATGGGAATTCTTTTTTGGCTCTGACAGGAAATCTCTTCCTTTTTCAGGTATCCCATGCTCTTTTTCAGGTTTCCCTCATTTGGACTGTGTTGGACATCAGCGGATCAAAACAGACGACGGGCCTTCTGGCATCTGCCGTTTATATGCCTTACCTCTTTTTCAGCCTTCCCGCCGGCATCTTTGCAGACGGAAAGAGTAAAGTGAGCATTATCCGATGGGTCTGCCTCTTGGAGGCCGGGATTGTTCTGCTGATACCCTTGTTACACAGTCTGGACAGCCTGTCCATCCGCGTGATGGGAATGATTGCTTTTATCCTGACCAGCGTGGCGGCTTTTTACAACCCGTCCCGTGATTCACTCATCCCTCTCTATCTTCCCGAATCCAAGCTCATCCGTGGCAACACCATTGTCCAGATAACCATACAAATCGCCTTTATCGCGGGACCGGTCCTTGCCGGTTACCTGATAGATCTGGTGGGAGCCGTCCGGGTATTTATTTTGATTGGAATCCTCTTTCTTTTCGCTTTTATCACGGGATTTTTGATGAAACATCCGGCCCGGGAAAAGGATATCCAGATTCAATCCCTGGATATGCGGACATTGACAGATATCCTGGAGACCCTAAAAAACGACCCTGTCTTAATCTGGTTGTTAATTATCACCGTGGTGGATAATCTGTTCATTATGGGTCCGGCCGTTGTGGGTATGGCTATCCTGGTCCGGGAAGTTTTTAATGGCAGCGCTTCCGACTGGGCGCTGTGTGAAACTTTCCTGTCTGTCGGGATGATTGTCACTTCCCTCTTTCTCATGAGATGGGGACGTAAAATCCCCCTGGGAATCATGCTCATTACCGGTATCATTATGGACGGACTAACGTACATCCCGGTGAAATGGGCATCGACCATTCCTCTGCTCTGGGCTATTATTTTCTTCCATGCTCTCTTCATCCCCTTAGTCATTGTGGGCAGGACCACCATTATTCAGAAAAGAGTCCCCCATTCCCTGCAGGGACGATTTTTCAGTCTTATCGCCATTTCCGTCGTTGGGCTGACAGCTGTATCCACCGCGTTAACGGGACTTGCTACTGAATACATCCCTGTCCGTGATCTTTTTGCATATATCGGGGTTCTGGCTGCCGTAACCGGAGGCTTTGCTCTCTTTTATAAACCTCTCAGAACATTACAAAACACTTAG
- a CDS encoding ABC transporter substrate-binding protein → MRKKIMIAHSPDSDDAFMFYAFAAGKIDTRGYIFDHYLNDIQSLNDDAETGRFEISAISIHAFPYIADKYALMTCGASMGDNYGPMIVTREPMDPDALSKATVAVPGLKTSAYLALKLWNPHIKTVVMPFDRIMEVVEKGEIEAGLIIHEGQLTWKDRGLYSVINLGEWWYNLTDGLPLPLGGNVVRRDLGDKTMHELNNILREAIRYAIEHKDEALTYAMKYAGEMDAQRAGEFVSMYVNDLTIDYGKRGREAIRRFLSMASERGLVPEVPVELMMVP, encoded by the coding sequence ATGCGAAAAAAAATCATGATTGCTCACAGTCCGGATTCTGATGATGCCTTTATGTTCTATGCTTTTGCCGCCGGTAAGATTGACACCCGGGGCTATATATTTGATCATTATCTCAACGATATTCAGTCCCTGAATGACGATGCGGAAACCGGTCGTTTTGAAATATCCGCCATATCCATACATGCCTTTCCGTATATTGCCGACAAGTATGCCTTGATGACCTGTGGCGCCAGCATGGGGGATAATTATGGCCCCATGATTGTCACACGTGAACCTATGGATCCTGATGCTCTTTCTAAGGCAACCGTTGCAGTCCCGGGGTTGAAAACATCGGCATACCTGGCCCTGAAGCTTTGGAATCCCCACATTAAAACGGTGGTTATGCCTTTTGACAGGATCATGGAGGTTGTTGAAAAGGGAGAGATAGAGGCAGGGCTTATTATCCATGAAGGACAACTTACCTGGAAAGACCGGGGGTTATATTCGGTGATCAATCTTGGGGAATGGTGGTACAATCTGACTGACGGACTTCCCCTGCCATTGGGGGGGAATGTGGTCCGCAGAGACCTTGGGGATAAGACGATGCACGAATTAAATAATATTCTTCGTGAGGCCATACGATATGCGATTGAACATAAGGATGAGGCGCTCACTTATGCTATGAAATATGCCGGTGAAATGGATGCACAGCGTGCCGGTGAATTTGTCTCTATGTATGTCAACGATTTGACCATTGACTACGGGAAAAGGGGACGGGAGGCTATCCGGCGCTTTCTGTCCATGGCTTCTGAACGGGGACTGGTTCCTGAAGTGCCGGTTGAACTTATGATGGTTCCGTAA
- a CDS encoding NupC/NupG family nucleoside CNT transporter: MKLISLLGMLILLFIAWLMSYERKKIQIRTVIWGMGLQLLFAVIILQKGMFSFMGMGVLAFLIILFQFREELVIPQKRGLAILKGISWTLIPGIAWFFVYKIADGALVLLLLLLGIILFKRLKNISFSRALSRLFTVALFTLPISRGYDGELIFQSFSDKVAAFLNMSNYGAAFLFGNLVEAKYFFPVVDTWPGFGYQFAFKVLPTIIFFAGFMSILYHLGIMQKVIVAMARFMQWTMGTSGAETLSCSANIFVGQTEAPLLIKPFIKDMTNSELLTIMVGGFATIAGGVLAGYIAMGINAGHLIAASVMSAPAALVIGKIIFPETQESKTAGKVEMPEMPRNANVIDAAASGITDGLKLAVNVGAMLLGFIALIAVIDVFLNWLDMLIDGRLLGGAIYEYTAKTISSPITKEYAGIFPGSLKTLFGNLLRPLAFVMGVPWEEAYLVGNLLGIKLSLNEFVAYGNLGTYIHANVLSERAQIISTYALCGFANFSSIAIQLGGISALAPDRRADLSRVALKAMFGGALASWTTATLAGILI; the protein is encoded by the coding sequence ATGAAACTAATCAGTCTACTTGGAATGTTAATCCTGCTTTTTATTGCCTGGCTTATGTCCTACGAACGGAAAAAAATCCAAATCCGGACAGTCATTTGGGGCATGGGCCTGCAATTGCTTTTTGCCGTGATTATTCTTCAAAAAGGCATGTTCAGCTTTATGGGAATGGGAGTTCTGGCCTTTCTTATTATCCTGTTTCAGTTTAGGGAAGAACTTGTAATACCTCAAAAACGGGGGCTGGCGATTCTGAAAGGGATCAGTTGGACACTTATCCCCGGAATTGCGTGGTTTTTTGTTTATAAAATTGCCGATGGTGCCCTGGTTTTGTTGCTATTGCTGTTGGGAATCATCCTTTTCAAAAGACTGAAAAACATTTCCTTTTCCAGAGCCCTTTCCCGTCTTTTTACCGTTGCACTTTTTACCCTCCCCATAAGTCGGGGATATGACGGGGAATTGATTTTTCAGTCCTTCAGTGATAAAGTAGCCGCATTTCTCAATATGTCCAACTATGGCGCTGCATTTCTTTTCGGGAATTTGGTTGAAGCAAAATATTTTTTTCCGGTTGTAGATACCTGGCCCGGATTCGGGTATCAGTTTGCATTTAAGGTGCTTCCCACAATTATCTTTTTTGCGGGATTTATGAGCATTCTCTATCATCTGGGGATTATGCAAAAGGTGATTGTGGCCATGGCTCGTTTTATGCAATGGACTATGGGGACATCCGGGGCTGAAACCCTCAGTTGTTCGGCTAATATTTTTGTGGGGCAAACGGAAGCCCCCCTTTTGATCAAACCCTTCATTAAGGATATGACAAACAGCGAGCTTTTAACCATTATGGTCGGCGGTTTTGCCACCATTGCCGGCGGCGTGTTGGCAGGCTATATTGCCATGGGGATTAATGCCGGACACCTGATTGCCGCCAGCGTTATGTCTGCTCCGGCGGCTCTTGTGATAGGTAAAATTATCTTTCCCGAAACACAGGAATCCAAGACCGCCGGGAAGGTGGAAATGCCGGAAATGCCCCGGAATGCCAATGTAATAGATGCCGCCGCATCGGGAATTACCGACGGATTGAAATTGGCAGTGAATGTAGGCGCCATGCTCCTGGGATTTATCGCTTTAATTGCTGTTATTGATGTCTTTTTAAACTGGCTGGACATGCTTATTGACGGAAGACTCCTGGGAGGTGCCATCTATGAGTATACCGCCAAAACCATTTCATCACCCATCACAAAAGAATATGCCGGTATTTTCCCCGGCTCCCTGAAAACACTCTTCGGAAATCTTTTAAGACCTCTTGCCTTTGTCATGGGTGTCCCCTGGGAAGAAGCTTACCTTGTGGGAAACCTGCTGGGTATTAAGCTTTCACTGAATGAATTTGTTGCTTATGGTAACCTGGGGACCTATATCCATGCAAATGTTTTAAGTGAAAGAGCTCAGATAATTTCTACCTATGCTTTATGCGGGTTTGCCAATTTCTCTTCCATTGCCATACAATTGGGAGGTATAAGCGCTCTTGCACCAGACCGGCGGGCCGATCTTTCCAGAGTAGCTCTGAAGGCCATGTTCGGCGGCGCACTGGCAAGCTGGACAACGGCAACACTTGCGGGAATACTTATTTGA
- a CDS encoding M23 family metallopeptidase, giving the protein MFFPILGMAGDYLWPTDATRLLSGTFGETRSGHFHSGIDIKTWARDGYECYAPDDGYIERVIVSPGGYGKALYIRLKDNRVAVLAHLDSFHGRIASRVQSEQLSTKKAFLDLVLNPGEYPVRKGDIVACSGHSGTVIPHIHFEIRDSSNYPINPLLNGFPIEDDVAPEPVEIAFIPLSPGARVNGSAEGMIFPLAPDKGNIYTVNDTVYLQGTFGLGLKTWDRGNYPHNKNGVYSISLYLDGKNLFESRFDKLIWDQTHWMYEDRNYRLFYEGNGVFYRLFTFESTEELSFYHSENGGYLTVEDGVHTCVIQVRDANGNRSGVKIILKGSETPENPCSVEKQEDIYIVSVDSSYHQRYPGAELLIERYNPYGHKEAQVSKTLGSLLNGILKIKAEKDNCALLLRVIPKHGPVPPPLLKHFYDPERYPKAAIRVIPRHFSAGVLFEIESSMVLPPSLLLSLEGEACTPLDWEVVSANRARTALIPPEEFETYHKLNVYDYHRNAWEMVWNISPHVVKTAEKVSFRSEDERFGVVIPERTFFRDVVFWIREEEKGDDPQGGEIVSKIYSLHPMDQPLNGVLEIALRSDPTYPYHDQTGLYRAKGEGKWSLVRKDPEPEKDYYRTCTQSCGTYALIRDLEPPVFDEIFPGDGGYYYLKDLKKAWIKVSDNLSGIDAENLVVTINGTWMIYYYNAPTQVVSVEMPRQLPEGEHILQWIIRDNAGHEQKKIIKFHIME; this is encoded by the coding sequence TTGTTTTTTCCCATACTGGGAATGGCCGGTGATTATCTGTGGCCCACGGATGCCACACGACTTCTCAGCGGGACATTTGGTGAAACCCGGAGCGGACATTTTCATTCGGGGATTGATATTAAAACCTGGGCACGGGACGGATATGAGTGCTATGCCCCCGATGACGGGTATATAGAGCGTGTGATCGTGAGTCCGGGAGGATATGGCAAAGCCCTGTATATCCGCCTGAAAGATAACCGGGTTGCTGTGTTGGCTCATCTGGATTCCTTTCATGGCCGTATTGCCTCCCGGGTCCAAAGTGAACAACTTTCTACGAAAAAAGCCTTTCTGGATCTGGTTCTGAATCCCGGTGAATATCCTGTCCGGAAAGGGGATATTGTTGCCTGTTCCGGTCATTCGGGAACGGTTATCCCTCATATCCATTTTGAAATCAGGGATTCGTCCAATTATCCCATCAATCCTCTCCTGAATGGTTTTCCCATTGAAGATGACGTGGCGCCGGAACCGGTGGAAATTGCATTTATCCCCCTGAGCCCGGGAGCCCGTGTAAACGGTTCTGCGGAAGGAATGATTTTCCCCCTGGCACCGGATAAGGGAAATATATACACGGTGAATGATACAGTATATCTTCAAGGGACCTTCGGCCTCGGTTTAAAAACCTGGGATAGGGGGAATTATCCCCATAACAAAAACGGGGTATATTCCATCAGTCTCTACTTAGACGGTAAAAATCTTTTTGAAAGCCGTTTTGACAAACTGATCTGGGATCAGACCCACTGGATGTATGAGGACCGGAATTACCGCCTGTTCTATGAAGGGAATGGCGTATTTTATCGTTTATTTACTTTTGAAAGTACTGAAGAACTCTCCTTTTACCACAGTGAAAACGGGGGATACCTGACCGTGGAAGATGGAGTTCACACCTGCGTTATCCAGGTCCGGGATGCCAACGGAAACCGTTCAGGTGTGAAAATCATACTGAAAGGTTCTGAAACCCCGGAGAATCCCTGCAGTGTTGAAAAGCAGGAGGATATATACATCGTTTCCGTGGACTCAAGCTATCATCAACGTTATCCGGGTGCCGAACTCCTGATTGAACGGTATAATCCCTACGGCCATAAAGAAGCACAAGTCAGCAAGACCCTTGGTTCTCTGTTAAATGGAATCCTGAAAATTAAAGCAGAGAAAGATAACTGCGCCCTGCTCCTCCGGGTTATCCCAAAACACGGACCGGTTCCACCTCCCCTCCTGAAACATTTCTACGACCCGGAAAGATATCCGAAAGCAGCAATCCGGGTCATACCCCGTCATTTTTCCGCCGGTGTCCTTTTTGAAATTGAATCCAGCATGGTTTTGCCCCCTTCATTACTTTTATCTTTGGAAGGAGAGGCCTGCACACCGCTGGACTGGGAGGTGGTTTCGGCTAACCGTGCCCGGACAGCTTTGATTCCACCGGAAGAATTTGAAACATATCACAAGCTAAATGTTTATGATTATCACAGGAATGCATGGGAAATGGTTTGGAATATTTCCCCCCATGTTGTAAAGACGGCTGAAAAAGTTTCATTCCGGTCTGAAGATGAACGCTTCGGTGTGGTGATTCCGGAAAGGACTTTTTTTCGGGATGTGGTTTTCTGGATCCGTGAAGAGGAAAAGGGAGATGACCCACAAGGAGGAGAAATTGTTTCGAAGATCTATTCTCTTCACCCGATGGACCAGCCTTTAAATGGCGTCCTGGAAATTGCTCTCAGGAGTGATCCGACCTATCCTTATCATGATCAAACCGGTTTATACCGGGCAAAAGGCGAGGGAAAGTGGTCTCTTGTCCGGAAAGATCCCGAGCCGGAAAAAGACTATTACCGGACTTGCACGCAGTCATGTGGAACCTATGCTCTTATAAGGGATTTGGAGCCGCCGGTTTTTGATGAAATTTTTCCGGGAGACGGGGGATATTATTATTTGAAGGATTTGAAAAAGGCCTGGATTAAAGTATCGGATAATTTGAGCGGTATAGATGCCGAGAATCTGGTGGTAACCATAAACGGAACCTGGATGATATACTACTACAATGCGCCCACGCAGGTAGTCTCAGTTGAAATGCCCCGACAATTGCCGGAAGGTGAGCATATCCTTCAATGGATCATCCGGGATAATGCGGGGCATGAGCAGAAAAAAATCATTAAATTTCACATTATGGAATAA
- a CDS encoding thymidine kinase encodes MVGDWYPHKGGWIEVICGSMFSGKTEELIRRLRRAQIAKQKVVVFKPRIDNRYDDENIVSHSQLQLPSIVIDKPEDILQHAIFAQVIGIDEVQFLSTDIVDIVQKLADSGKRVIIAGLDKDYRGRPFPPMPELLALAEYITKPLAICMRCGSPANYTQRLTRSDKLVEVGADEIYEARCRHCFEPPKDEE; translated from the coding sequence ATGGTCGGTGACTGGTATCCTCACAAAGGCGGCTGGATCGAAGTGATCTGCGGCAGTATGTTCAGTGGTAAGACAGAAGAGTTAATCCGGCGTCTTCGTCGGGCACAAATTGCCAAACAAAAGGTTGTGGTATTCAAACCCCGGATCGATAATCGCTATGATGACGAAAATATTGTCAGTCATAGCCAGTTGCAATTGCCCAGTATTGTTATCGACAAACCGGAAGACATCCTTCAGCATGCCATTTTTGCCCAGGTTATCGGTATTGATGAGGTTCAGTTTTTAAGTACGGATATAGTGGATATTGTGCAAAAACTCGCCGACAGCGGGAAACGGGTGATTATTGCCGGGCTGGATAAAGATTACCGGGGCCGTCCCTTTCCTCCCATGCCTGAACTCCTGGCTCTGGCGGAATATATTACCAAACCTCTGGCGATCTGCATGCGGTGCGGGTCTCCTGCAAATTATACACAACGGTTGACCCGTTCAGACAAATTGGTTGAAGTGGGGGCCGATGAGATTTATGAAGCCCGGTGCCGCCACTGTTTTGAACCACCGAAAGACGAAGAATAG
- the cdd gene encoding cytidine deaminase produces MKEKYDDELIRAACEVRVKAHAPYSRFHVGAALEGKDGKIYTGVNIESSSYGLSVCAERNAVARAVADGEKSFRRLVVASPGGVSPCGACRQVLWDICGDMDVIMVDESGTVTRRMKTSELLPAAFDEKKLKHG; encoded by the coding sequence ATGAAAGAGAAGTATGATGACGAGTTAATCCGGGCGGCTTGTGAAGTGCGGGTAAAGGCACATGCGCCGTACTCCCGTTTTCATGTGGGGGCAGCCCTTGAAGGGAAGGATGGGAAAATTTACACCGGAGTCAACATAGAGAGTAGTTCTTATGGACTCTCCGTGTGTGCCGAGCGGAATGCCGTAGCCCGGGCAGTAGCCGATGGAGAGAAATCCTTCCGTCGCCTGGTTGTGGCAAGTCCCGGCGGTGTGAGTCCCTGCGGTGCCTGTAGGCAGGTCCTTTGGGATATCTGCGGTGATATGGATGTGATTATGGTTGATGAATCAGGAACGGTGACCCGGCGGATGAAAACATCAGAACTTCTGCCGGCAGCCTTTGACGAGAAGAAGTTGAAACATGGATGA